From one uncultured Paludibacter sp. genomic stretch:
- a CDS encoding hypothetical protein (Evidence 5 : Unknown function) codes for MKIFEHHRFFTFFLIGISLLFSFSCNKKEKEKDKNLRYLNMLDSIVSAKPEAVLDSLKKIDVHTLSKYDRAYYDLLTVIASDKSFIDFTSDSAINEIVSTLSHYRIHHPRQYARALMYQGLVRYRMGVIDNTAYQPIKDAVTIFESLTPPKSLQNLYLCYYYLGDLNFKNNNLQLSNFYFQQSLKTARIIGNRDNITLIYLNLFWNALRTRDFNQAKIYLDTLNQWKKVPAYKIDVSNANAVYYKNQKEYGKALQVEYELLSDKAIPEDKTVLAGIYYRMSEDYRQINKPDSALKYALLAEKNASDSTHYMNYYYYENIAKNAINLRLWKESARNYQIAYQLLTKSVNKQLDTKVLELEKKYDLSEARNKKLRAEKRSYVYLTLMSAVFAALIYLFFFHRQRLLHEKIAKKTIEQELIIQNHQLEQVKKDATIKRWINDLYQYVIERDKKLENLLYKLENNKLFRQDEKLMSLLGETMTEYNKEMKESSIKLLDEEMFGQFTGLNTEKASVLLDSEKLLLVLIICEMNNKQIASLTGSSAESIRKRRGLLLKKMEENSLFLDEKSFQSLKRE; via the coding sequence ATGAAAATCTTTGAACATCATAGATTTTTTACATTTTTCTTAATCGGAATATCATTGTTGTTTTCTTTCAGTTGTAACAAAAAAGAAAAGGAAAAAGATAAAAATCTTCGCTATCTAAATATGTTAGATAGTATAGTTTCAGCAAAGCCGGAAGCTGTTTTAGATAGCCTAAAAAAAATAGATGTTCACACGTTGTCTAAATATGATCGTGCTTATTATGACTTACTTACTGTTATAGCTTCCGATAAATCCTTTATAGATTTCACTTCCGATAGTGCAATAAATGAAATAGTCTCTACATTATCTCATTATAGAATTCATCATCCTCGCCAATATGCAAGAGCTTTAATGTATCAAGGATTAGTACGTTATCGTATGGGAGTAATTGATAATACGGCTTATCAACCAATAAAAGATGCTGTGACAATTTTTGAAAGTTTGACACCGCCAAAAAGTTTACAGAATCTTTATTTATGTTATTATTATTTAGGAGACTTAAATTTTAAAAATAATAATCTTCAACTTTCCAATTTCTATTTTCAACAATCGTTAAAAACAGCGCGTATTATTGGTAATAGAGATAATATCACCCTTATTTATTTAAATTTATTTTGGAATGCACTAAGAACGCGTGATTTTAATCAAGCTAAAATATATTTAGATACATTAAATCAATGGAAAAAAGTGCCAGCGTACAAAATTGATGTAAGTAATGCGAATGCCGTTTATTATAAGAATCAAAAAGAATATGGAAAAGCATTGCAAGTGGAATATGAGTTATTGTCGGATAAAGCCATCCCAGAAGATAAAACTGTATTAGCTGGAATCTATTATCGTATGTCTGAAGATTATCGACAAATCAATAAACCCGATAGCGCATTAAAATATGCCCTGCTTGCTGAAAAAAATGCAAGCGATAGCACTCACTATATGAACTATTATTATTACGAAAATATAGCTAAGAATGCTATTAATTTAAGATTATGGAAAGAAAGTGCAAGGAACTATCAAATAGCATATCAATTGCTGACTAAATCTGTTAACAAGCAATTAGACACAAAAGTCCTTGAATTGGAAAAAAAATACGATCTTTCTGAAGCACGAAACAAAAAATTACGAGCCGAAAAACGTTCTTACGTTTATTTAACTCTTATGAGCGCTGTGTTTGCTGCTTTGATTTATTTATTCTTTTTTCACCGGCAGCGTTTACTCCATGAGAAAATTGCAAAAAAGACTATAGAACAGGAGCTTATTATTCAAAATCATCAATTGGAACAGGTTAAAAAAGATGCCACCATTAAACGTTGGATAAATGATTTGTATCAATATGTTATAGAGCGGGATAAAAAGCTTGAAAATCTGTTATATAAATTGGAGAACAATAAACTATTTCGTCAGGATGAGAAATTGATGAGTCTGCTTGGTGAAACAATGACGGAATATAATAAAGAAATGAAAGAAAGCAGCATTAAATTGTTGGATGAAGAAATGTTTGGACAATTTACCGGATTAAATACTGAAAAAGCAAGTGTTTTATTAGATAGTGAAAAATTACTTTTAGTACTTATCATTTGCGAGATGAATAATAAACAAATAGCTTCTTTAACAGGAAGTAGTGCTGAAAGTATAAGAAAACGTCGTGGATTACTACTGAAAAAAATGGAAGAAAATAGCTTATTTTTAGATGAAAAAAGTTTTCAAAGTTTAAAAAGAGAATGA
- a CDS encoding hypothetical protein (Evidence 5 : Unknown function) yields MENVKFDTFYEMFDLALSRQHFNFVDEVRQLKEIHKWDVDIDFYVEVQRTIHELGFNKFVRDKYNIQYGEELNYKWQDWLDYMKDYNFKDYNFREKLKKEIEKEKAYISPLKNNKLPIEFDNEETLSIFLKAIEKGFMNKEYSFIGTHRQRAYFAFLYGEKFRLTNKWAIFEKFWNVKNLAQYNYESFEKYGVVPRQKDIDQLFE; encoded by the coding sequence ATGGAAAATGTAAAATTTGATACTTTTTATGAAATGTTTGATTTGGCATTATCAAGACAGCATTTTAATTTTGTTGATGAAGTACGACAATTAAAAGAAATACACAAATGGGATGTGGATATTGATTTTTATGTTGAAGTACAACGAACTATCCACGAACTTGGATTTAATAAATTTGTCAGAGATAAATATAATATTCAATATGGTGAGGAGTTGAATTATAAATGGCAAGATTGGTTAGATTATATGAAAGATTATAATTTTAAGGATTATAATTTTAGGGAAAAATTAAAAAAAGAAATTGAAAAAGAAAAAGCATATATTTCACCTTTGAAAAATAATAAATTGCCAATTGAATTTGACAATGAAGAAACTTTGAGTATTTTTTTGAAAGCTATTGAAAAAGGATTTATGAATAAAGAATATAGCTTTATTGGTACACATAGACAAAGAGCTTATTTTGCTTTTTTATATGGTGAAAAGTTCAGATTAACTAATAAATGGGCAATATTTGAAAAATTTTGGAATGTAAAAAATTTAGCTCAATACAATTATGAATCATTTGAGAAATACGGAGTTGTTCCGCGACAAAAAGATATAGACCAATTATTTGAATAA
- a CDS encoding hypothetical protein (Evidence 5 : Unknown function): MKQNDDRYFQFPLFLFRNFMYDTEKCLNDIVCYGLYDLSNKLNIDLFRMLEHTIYTYYRGGLPNEIKERLTKFAELGEIDFNENYLGFSGQGDFEPTTEMEQLEMIFNTDNDFYLEVCKWFKKVSVINFFEISGNYDAILQKGKIIAESIPDKEPFPMIDKNKLFEFRDEEKTEFQLIVFAANVGMRSILGTKPYCKTTKELILCRAFGFNTMRDLEKEKPPLFKKYFNRYQTDKILNEIEIGNWNLFRYSSQNMRGMFIAYKRRISLEKLVEVVEEKSRKRKIQQLKNSKIIARENAMKKIVESQLNSNEYSNESVTSTTP; the protein is encoded by the coding sequence ATGAAACAAAACGATGATAGATACTTTCAATTTCCGTTGTTCCTTTTCAGAAATTTTATGTACGATACTGAAAAATGTTTGAATGACATTGTTTGCTATGGCCTATATGATTTATCAAACAAGTTGAATATCGACCTTTTCAGAATGTTAGAACATACCATTTACACATATTATCGTGGCGGTTTACCAAATGAAATAAAGGAGAGATTAACAAAATTTGCAGAGCTGGGAGAAATTGATTTTAATGAGAACTATTTAGGTTTTAGCGGTCAAGGAGATTTTGAACCTACAACCGAGATGGAACAACTTGAAATGATTTTCAATACCGACAATGATTTTTATTTGGAAGTTTGCAAATGGTTTAAGAAAGTATCTGTTATCAATTTTTTTGAAATATCGGGCAATTACGATGCGATACTACAAAAAGGAAAAATAATTGCTGAAAGCATTCCCGACAAAGAACCTTTTCCAATGATAGACAAAAACAAGTTGTTTGAATTTAGAGATGAAGAAAAGACAGAATTTCAACTTATTGTTTTTGCTGCAAATGTAGGAATGAGAAGTATTTTAGGCACAAAACCATATTGTAAGACTACAAAAGAATTGATATTGTGTCGTGCGTTCGGATTTAATACAATGAGAGATTTAGAGAAAGAAAAGCCACCACTTTTTAAGAAGTATTTTAACAGATACCAAACGGATAAAATACTTAATGAAATAGAGATTGGGAATTGGAATCTTTTCCGGTATTCAAGTCAAAATATGAGAGGAATGTTTATAGCTTACAAAAGGAGAATATCTCTTGAAAAACTCGTTGAGGTTGTTGAGGAAAAAAGTAGAAAACGGAAAATACAACAATTAAAAAACAGTAAAATAATAGCTCGTGAAAATGCAATGAAAAAGATTGTTGAATCGCAACTTAACAGCAACGAGTATAGCAACGAGAGTGTAACCAGTACAACACCTTAA
- a CDS encoding hypothetical protein (Evidence 5 : Unknown function) produces MSRKKQSPESITSTLELYFNDQELKDKVNKLPYSSKRVLKVLLSGNEYTNVQLTEMTKASDTRRCICDIRNIGILISDRWIYDEYTRFKKYWINKGFIL; encoded by the coding sequence ATGTCAAGAAAAAAACAAAGCCCCGAAAGCATAACGAGTACTTTGGAGCTGTATTTTAATGATCAAGAACTCAAGGACAAAGTTAATAAATTACCTTATAGTTCCAAAAGAGTTTTGAAAGTTCTTTTGTCAGGAAATGAATATACCAACGTACAACTAACAGAAATGACGAAAGCAAGTGATACCAGACGGTGCATTTGCGACATTCGTAACATAGGTATTTTAATTTCAGACCGATGGATTTACGATGAATATACTCGTTTCAAAAAATACTGGATTAACAAAGGGTTCATACTATGA
- a CDS encoding hypothetical protein (Evidence 5 : Unknown function), which yields MSSLWCVYTGNFSESLKNCFEDFLFGLSLHRTNIKSYLLMKKNLLLILLILGAWNFSAFGITSTNTTTVDDKEVIFEKVITQKVPRAPGVSSPVVTANINSSYLTLNVSNFTGNVLVEIIGENGYTSSFYCDGAAMEVLPLDQLTLGIEYTIRITLEYKGXYTGTFTL from the coding sequence ATGAGTAGTTTATGGTGTGTGTATACCGGAAATTTTAGCGAGTCCTTGAAAAATTGTTTCGAGGACTTTTTATTTGGTCTATCTTTGCATCGAACAAACATAAAAAGCTATTTACTTATGAAAAAGAATTTATTATTGATCCTTCTTATTTTAGGCGCCTGGAACTTTAGTGCATTTGGAATAACTTCTACTAATACTACAACTGTAGATGATAAAGAGGTTATATTTGAAAAAGTAATAACCCAGAAAGTGCCGCGTGCTCCCGGAGTAAGTTCACCTGTTGTTACTGCGAATATAAATAGCAGTTATCTTACGTTAAACGTTTCTAATTTTACAGGAAATGTATTAGTTGAAATCATCGGAGAAAACGGATATACGTCTTCTTTCTATTGCGATGGTGCAGCTATGGAAGTGTTACCTTTAGACCAATTGACGCTAGGGATTGAATACACAATCCGTATTACTTTGGAATATAAAGGTNTGTATACAGGTACTTTTACCTTATAA
- a CDS encoding conserved hypothetical protein (Evidence 4 : Unknown function but conserved in other organisms) — translation MEQILLNGISFEQLENSLRTIVADEISKQTAKSEPTDNLPDLLTRKQTSAYLGISLPTLNEWTKSGVISAKRIGNRVRYEKQVVLNSLKDVETLKYRRA, via the coding sequence ATGGAACAAATTTTATTGAATGGAATCTCATTTGAACAACTTGAAAATAGTTTGAGAACTATTGTTGCGGATGAAATCAGCAAACAGACTGCAAAGTCAGAACCCACCGACAATTTACCTGACTTACTCACTCGCAAACAAACATCTGCATATCTGGGCATTTCTTTACCTACGTTAAACGAATGGACTAAAAGTGGAGTAATATCCGCTAAAAGAATAGGAAATCGTGTGCGTTACGAAAAGCAGGTTGTTTTGAACTCTCTGAAAGATGTTGAAACCCTTAAATATCGGAGGGCGTAA
- a CDS encoding Putative excisionase (fragment) (Evidence 3 : Putative function from multiple computational evidences) — protein MENQNLLSQKDVLTFDEACIYTGLSRSYMYKLTHQHKVPHSKPFGKMIYFDRNELNKWLLQNKVAQMQEV, from the coding sequence ATGGAAAATCAGAATTTATTGTCGCAAAAAGATGTTTTGACTTTTGATGAGGCTTGTATCTATACTGGATTAAGTAGGTCATATATGTATAAACTTACTCATCAACATAAAGTACCTCATAGTAAACCTTTTGGAAAAATGATATATTTTGACCGAAATGAGTTAAACAAATGGCTTTTACAAAATAAAGTCGCACAAATGCAGGAGGTATAA
- a CDS encoding ABC-2 type transporter — MKTLLFVLRKEFLLIFRDKMIVPMMLMMPTIQLILLPFAIDLDVRHLKIAVVDNDHSSYSQRLISKISSSDLFSIYDVVNSYKDALVDVGKNKADIIIQIPQGFERNLVRDDGSQIAIAADAINIIKSGLGTAYLNSIIQNFNQQIRLEWNSGQEIVAPVDVKYSFWYNPFLKYRNYMVPAILVLLITTLSGFITALNIVREKEEGTMEQINVTPLKRWQFILGKLIPFLLIGIFVLSLGLLIMRFVYGIHIEGNISTLYLFGIVYITAILGVGLLISTFANTQQQSMFIAFFFVMIFILLSGLFTNVESMPKWAYFISDILPVTHFMHAMRAIVIKGSVFLDIWKDMIYIVAFSIIINTMAILNYKKTN, encoded by the coding sequence ATGAAAACGTTGCTGTTTGTTCTACGAAAGGAATTTTTACTCATTTTTAGGGATAAAATGATTGTCCCTATGATGCTTATGATGCCCACAATACAATTAATTCTGCTTCCTTTTGCTATTGATTTGGATGTGAGACATTTGAAAATTGCCGTTGTGGATAATGATCACAGCTCCTATTCGCAACGATTGATATCTAAAATATCTTCATCCGATTTATTTTCGATTTATGATGTTGTAAATTCTTACAAAGATGCACTGGTAGATGTTGGAAAAAATAAGGCAGATATTATCATTCAAATACCGCAAGGATTTGAGCGTAATTTGGTACGCGACGATGGATCACAAATAGCTATTGCTGCCGATGCAATTAATATTATAAAATCCGGATTGGGAACGGCTTATTTGAATTCTATTATTCAAAATTTCAATCAACAAATCCGTTTAGAATGGAATTCAGGGCAGGAGATTGTTGCTCCTGTAGATGTAAAATATTCGTTTTGGTATAATCCTTTTTTGAAATACCGAAACTATATGGTACCTGCTATTTTAGTNCTTTTAATCACTACGTTAAGCGGGTTTATTACGGCGCTTAACATTGTGCGCGAAAAAGAAGAAGGCACTATGGAACAAATCAATGTAACTCCGTTAAAACGCTGGCAATTTATTCTTGGAAAGTTAATTCCGTTTTTGCTTATTGGAATTTTTGTGTTATCACTTGGTCTGCTTATTATGCGTTTTGTGTACGGCATTCATATAGAAGGAAATATAAGTACCTTATATTTATTTGGGATAGTGTATATTACGGCAATTTTAGGAGTAGGATTGTTGATTTCCACATTTGCCAATACACAGCAACAATCCATGTTTATTGCCTTTTTCTTTGTAATGATTTTTATTCTGCTCAGCGGTTTGTTTACCAATGTGGAAAGTATGCCGAAATGGGCTTATTTTATTTCTGATATTTTACCCGTTACGCATTTTATGCATGCAATGAGAGCTATTGTAATAAAAGGAAGTGTTTTCTTAGATATTTGGAAAGATATGATTTACATTGTTGCATTTTCAATTATTATTAATACAATGGCTATTTTGAATTATAAAAAAACGAATTAA
- a CDS encoding Integrase family protein: protein MAIKFYLKNPKEKETAIYARFSYGTPQKVNGKLKYDYLKYYISKSINPEFWNTRTSKARETNKFPQHPEFNERLRMISNDIESVLLQFENAGITPTKKQLKTALDKLIKPDKTPIESNEIDIKRLGFVDYLQHLIDTATLKNSTIRAYKVVKNNLIEYQDKNNVYLTFQNVDIDFYNSFLKFLEHKNFGVNTIGARIKVVKTVLNNANDRGIDVCQDYKKKSFKKVTEESENVYLSESELDEIYNLKDLPNYLDKVRDLFLIGCYTGLRFSDLTRLKKDFITIDNTISIKTQKTGKNVEIPIHSRVSEILKKYNYELPKPISNQNFNEYIKEVAKLADFDEKITKQYTRGGKLVNQTTEKYNLISSHTARRSFATNAFLADVPTLAIMQITGHKTESAFMKYIKMSAKDNAIKLKSHKFFNHLSIAK from the coding sequence ATGGCAATAAAATTCTACCTTAAAAATCCAAAGGAGAAAGAAACGGCAATTTACGCTCGTTTCAGCTATGGAACTCCACAAAAAGTAAATGGGAAATTAAAGTATGATTATTTGAAATACTATATTTCAAAAAGCATCAATCCTGAATTTTGGAATACTCGAACATCCAAAGCAAGAGAAACAAATAAATTTCCACAACATCCCGAATTTAATGAAAGATTGAGGATGATAAGTAATGACATTGAAAGCGTATTACTTCAGTTTGAGAATGCCGGTATAACGCCAACAAAAAAGCAATTGAAAACAGCTTTGGATAAACTCATCAAACCGGACAAAACACCTATTGAAAGCAACGAAATAGACATTAAAAGATTGGGATTTGTTGATTACTTGCAACATTTAATCGACACCGCAACATTAAAGAACTCAACAATACGAGCTTATAAAGTTGTGAAAAATAACCTCATCGAATATCAGGATAAAAATAATGTTTATTTGACATTTCAGAATGTAGATATTGATTTTTACAACAGTTTCCTTAAATTCTTGGAACATAAAAATTTCGGTGTGAATACCATAGGCGCCAGGATAAAAGTTGTAAAAACAGTACTCAACAATGCAAATGATAGGGGAATTGATGTTTGTCAGGATTATAAGAAAAAATCATTTAAGAAAGTAACTGAAGAATCAGAAAACGTATATTTGAGTGAATCTGAATTGGATGAGATTTACAATCTGAAAGATTTACCAAACTATTTGGATAAAGTCAGAGATTTGTTTTTGATTGGATGTTACACCGGGTTGCGGTTCTCGGATTTAACAAGATTGAAAAAAGACTTTATCACTATTGATAACACGATAAGCATTAAAACCCAAAAGACCGGAAAGAATGTTGAAATACCGATACATTCCCGAGTTTCTGAAATTCTGAAAAAATACAATTATGAACTCCCTAAACCGATAAGCAACCAAAATTTCAATGAATATATCAAAGAAGTTGCAAAACTGGCTGATTTTGATGAGAAAATAACAAAACAATACACAAGGGGTGGAAAGTTAGTAAATCAGACGACCGAAAAATATAACCTGATCAGCTCGCACACCGCTCGCCGTTCTTTTGCGACAAACGCATTCTTGGCAGATGTTCCCACACTTGCAATAATGCAAATAACCGGACACAAAACCGAAAGCGCCTTTATGAAATACATCAAAATGAGCGCTAAAGACAATGCAATCAAACTGAAATCTCATAAGTTCTTTAATCATTTATCAATAGCAAAATAG
- a CDS encoding ABC-2 type transporter: MIKINSKTQINEPKTPPSGGWGAGLLAFVRKEFLHVFRDKRTLLVMFGVPIVQILIFGFALTNEVKNARLLVVNPNNEAQSQQLIQKIEASSYFTIKHIEPNVQNLEKYFKNGDAQAALILPEDFSAPRNEAAEIQIITDASDPNFAKIAINYLSAIIMDFINKPNATQKLPMQIKTETRMLFNPSLNGSMNFVPGVIALIMMIVCTALTSVSVVREKEFGMMEVLLVSPVRPIFVLISKTVPYFVLSVVNLIIILIMSNVVLEVPIHGNILLILVVSMLYILACLALGLLISNVTSSQAFAMMISMAGIMLPTLLLTGFLFPIENMPRFFQWLSNLVPARWFFLIFQSVMLKGRGFFDVWREMLILFVMMTVLVVISLKKFKIRLE, translated from the coding sequence ATGATTAAAATAAATAGTAAAACGCAAATAAATGAGCCGAAAACTCCCCCTTCAGGGGGTTGGGGGGCAGGGCTTCTTGCTTTTGTCCGAAAAGAATTTCTTCACGTTTTCCGTGATAAGCGTACTTTGCTGGTTATGTTTGGAGTGCCGATTGTGCAAATTCTGATTTTTGGATTTGCTTTGACAAACGAAGTGAAAAATGCAAGATTATTAGTGGTAAATCCCAACAATGAAGCGCAAAGTCAGCAATTAATACAAAAAATTGAAGCAAGCTCTTATTTTACCATAAAACACATAGAACCAAATGTACAAAATTTAGAAAAGTATTTTAAAAATGGAGATGCGCAGGCAGCTTTGATTTTACCCGAAGATTTTTCGGCTCCGAGAAATGAAGCTGCAGAAATACAAATTATTACCGATGCATCCGATCCAAATTTTGCAAAAATTGCCATCAATTATCTATCTGCAATTATTATGGATTTTATTAATAAGCCCAACGCCACACAAAAATTGCCGATGCAGATAAAAACAGAAACGCGAATGTTGTTTAATCCTTCTTTGAATGGTTCAATGAATTTTGTGCCGGGTGTAATTGCGCTTATTATGATGATTGTATGTACTGCGCTTACTTCCGTTTCTGTCGTGCGTGAAAAGGAATTTGGAATGATGGAAGTATTACTTGTTTCGCCTGTCAGGCCCATTTTTGTGCTCATTTCTAAAACAGTGCCTTATTTTGTGCTTTCCGTTGTGAATTTGATTATAATACTGATTATGAGTAATGTCGTATTGGAAGTTCCCATTCACGGAAATATTCTTCTAATACTTGTAGTGAGTATGCTTTATATATTGGCTTGTTTGGCTTTGGGTTTATTAATTTCTAATGTAACTTCATCACAAGCATTTGCAATGATGATTTCGATGGCGGGAATTATGTTGCCGACACTGCTTCTTACTGGATTTTTATTTCCGATAGAAAATATGCCCCGTTTTTTTCAATGGTTATCCAACCTTGTTCCTGCACGGTGGTTTTTCCTTATTTTTCAATCGGTTATGCTGAAAGGACGAGGATTTTTTGATGTTTGGCGCGAAATGTTGATACTGTTTGTGATGATGACTGTATTAGTCGTTATTAGTTTAAAAAAATTTAAAATCAGATTAGAATGA
- a CDS encoding conserved hypothetical protein (Evidence 4 : Unknown function but conserved in other organisms): protein MKKEAYRGNLPHFQQPGQDYFVTWILKGAVPKKAVEIYSKRMEELKNEIDILKRNNADFRAIETAKKDYYIIRKKYITQVDEILDAKTDNIVDLSKPDNLKIIYDTLTFWGGKRIGNYCFCVMPNHIHWVLRVFEKDDKGKPVYLEEIMHSVKLFTARQINILENRTGILWNKESFDTTIRDTKHLYNAIEYTLNNPLKAKLVKEKENWRGTFDFERD, encoded by the coding sequence ATGAAAAAAGAAGCTTATCGTGGAAATCTGCCCCATTTTCAGCAACCCGGACAAGATTATTTTGTTACGTGGATTTTGAAAGGTGCTGTTCCTAAAAAAGCCGTAGAAATCTACAGTAAAAGAATGGAAGAATTGAAAAATGAGATTGATATTTTGAAACGAAATAATGCTGATTTTAGAGCAATTGAGACTGCCAAAAAAGATTATTATATAATTAGAAAGAAATATATAACACAAGTTGACGAAATTTTAGATGCGAAGACGGATAATATAGTTGATTTATCAAAACCCGATAATTTGAAAATTATTTATGATACACTTACATTTTGGGGAGGAAAAAGAATTGGAAATTATTGCTTTTGTGTAATGCCAAATCACATTCATTGGGTGTTGCGTGTTTTTGAAAAAGATGATAAAGGCAAACCTGTTTACCTTGAAGAAATTATGCATTCTGTTAAATTATTTACAGCTAGGCAGATAAATATTCTCGAGAATAGAACCGGAATTTTATGGAACAAAGAAAGTTTTGATACAACTATTAGAGATACAAAGCATTTATACAATGCAATAGAATATACTCTAAATAATCCTTTGAAAGCAAAGTTAGTTAAAGAAAAAGAGAATTGGAGAGGAACTTTTGATTTTGAAAGAGATTAA
- a CDS encoding conserved hypothetical protein (Evidence 4 : Unknown function but conserved in other organisms) — translation MKERYKKPDCIKELERLALEAKRKKYPDVPFLAPIIFEDKTANGLTRAIIAYIKLRGFQAERVNNYGRPVDNRKTYVNTIGMQRTIGNIEWVKGTGTDGSSDIHATIKPKNSKFGVSVKIEVKIGRDFQSLKQKQYQIEIEKAGGIYFLAKNFTSFFNWYNENFQ, via the coding sequence ATGAAAGAACGTTACAAAAAACCCGACTGTATAAAGGAACTCGAACGCCTGGCACTCGAAGCGAAAAGAAAGAAATATCCTGATGTTCCATTTTTAGCGCCTATCATTTTTGAGGATAAAACAGCCAACGGTTTAACTCGTGCAATCATTGCTTATATCAAACTAAGAGGTTTTCAGGCAGAAAGAGTAAATAATTATGGTCGCCCGGTTGATAACCGTAAAACCTATGTAAATACAATTGGAATGCAAAGAACAATCGGTAATATCGAATGGGTGAAAGGTACAGGTACGGACGGCTCAAGCGACATTCACGCAACAATAAAACCTAAAAACTCAAAATTTGGGGTGAGTGTGAAAATAGAGGTGAAAATTGGAAGAGATTTTCAAAGTTTGAAACAAAAACAATATCAAATCGAGATTGAAAAAGCAGGTGGAATATATTTTTTAGCAAAGAATTTCACGTCATTTTTTAATTGGTACAATGAGAATTTTCAATGA
- a CDS encoding hypothetical protein (Evidence 5 : Unknown function) — MKKYIFPFLVTCTCVLIFENKDSDKMSYTSHKTSTYQVVSNAGKNHLCQSTSNAEDNDKNRNIVVAYPR, encoded by the coding sequence ATGAAAAAATATATTTTTCCATTTTTAGTTACTTGTACTTGTGTTTTGATATTTGAAAATAAAGATTCAGACAAAATGTCATACACCAGCCATAAAACATCTACATATCAGGTAGTAAGCAATGCCGGAAAAAATCACTTATGTCAATCAACCTCAAACGCAGAGGACAATGACAAAAACAGAAACATTGTTGTTGCCTATCCTAGATAA